From the genome of Ziziphus jujuba cultivar Dongzao chromosome 4, ASM3175591v1:
CATCGTTTAATATCTGTAAGACTATTCTATTCTTGTGCGTATAATGCTGTTTATATTAAACATTCCCCACAGGAATATCATGACAACATAGGTGATCTGGATGGACTGGAAGAGAAGGAGCGGGCACAGGCAAAGATTCAAAAGTTCATCTCAGCACTCTGATCGATAGACGTTAGTTTTATTCaccgaaaaaaaagaaaaaaaaaaaaaaaaaaaaggaaaaaagaaaaaatgaaaagatgtTGTTAGTCTCTAGGGGCGTGTTATTTTGTAGTGATTTTGTAAAAGTAGTTCTATGTTGTGTTATTTACCTATCCACAACATTTTTGTGAAGTagcacttgaaaaaaaaaaaaaaaatgctgttaaaagtattatttttgaaattatacgTATAAGAAAATGTTTCTAAatctaaaatagaaaaatattagacatttaatattttaattgaggCATCAAACCCTTTTTGTATTAAAGAAACGCTTATTAAATatgattgaataaaaaaatcttaataattCATAGTCTATTCGTTGGTGAAGATATTATGTTTTCAGTACCTCACCATtctcaaaacataaaatatgaaagtaTATGGATACATTTAGAGGTAGAACAAGTTAAGAAAAGGGATAAAAGAAACGAAATACGGTACCGTCATGGATACTTTGGTTCTAAACTGTCACTCTGGTTGtgcataaaaattgatttaacgcaagccaacaaaaaaatatttcaattaatattcaaatatttggtaaataaattggAGTCCTAAGACACTTGCAAGTACCGACTAACAACCATCTCTTTCTTCCCGAcaatagttaataaataaaatatgaacttTGAACCATCTGCTCGTTCAGGAAATGGATGACACACTTCCCAGAATAGCTTTGCACTGGTAATTTATCTGCTACTCTGCCTATTAAAGCTACCCTCACCTTGCTAAGCAAAATAAGATGACAGAAAGTTCAAGATAATCCAAAGTTAGGGTACTTTTGAACCGTTCCATTAACAGTAGACTCCTAATAATACAAACATCTCTGATACAGCTGCGAAATCATTATGCACcgaataaaattcaaaaatttagtaCTGAAAAACATCTAATATACATGCAATAGTGTAACAGGATATTCTTCATCAATGGCTATGTCATATTTCAGAATGAGTAAGCAATGGGCAAATATTCAATGAGACGTATGGATTCCGGTCCAAACACTTTGCCATCCTTGCAGAAGACCAATGGACACatccaagaaacaaaaaaaaaaaaaaaaaaaaaaaaaaggcccaaaCCCTCTCTTTGACTATTTCCAACTAGAACCACCAAGTCTAATCACCTCTTCACCCCCATTATCGCTCCTGGGCATCCTATTTCCACTAGAATCCCCTTTTGGGTTAGCTACATCACCATAGAGGTCCCTAAGTTTTGCTAGATTACTAGATGCCGAAGTCCTTTCATTGTTAACATCTTTTGGTGGGCTTGAATGATGTGCGAGGCCAGCTTGCAAACTGTGACTGCAGCTCCGGCTCCTACTGCGGCTCCTGCTCCTACTGCGATAATGCCTACCATCATCACGACTACTCTTCTCATAGTCTCTCCGGCTTTCCCTCTCTGCATATTTGGAACCACGATCACGATCATAACTACGTTCTCTATCCCTCTCCCGCTCTCTTTCCCTGTCCCTgactctgtctctgtctctgtctctgtcccTCTCTCTATCCctatctctgtctctgtctcgaTCTCGCTCCCTCTCCCTGTACCTTTCTCTATCCctatctctgtctctgtctctgtcacGATCATATCGATCTCGGTCCCTCTCCCTGTCCCTGTCCCTGTCTCTATCTCGATCCCTTTCCTTATCCCTGTCTGCATATTCTCTTTCGGAATATTCACGGCTCTGACTGCGACGGTTTCGTACATCATCATTGCTGGATCTGTCgtaaggtggtggtggtggtggcggtaCGGTACGACGAACAGGTGAAGAGTCCCTCGTGGAGGCACGATGAGGAGCACGCTGACcaaaagaaacagaaagagCAGCTTTCACAGAAGGGGGTCGACGGGCAGTATCATCGGATCCATGTCGTGTAGTTTCCCCCGTCACACCCATATGCTTGGAAGGGAGCTTCATCTTCTCCAGATTAGCTACAATTTGGCGCATTACAGGTACAGGGATGCGTGGGAAAAGGGTATCAAAGTAATACTGCAATAGCACCAACAAAGCAGATTATTCCCTTTG
Proteins encoded in this window:
- the LOC107416226 gene encoding pre-mRNA splicing factor SR-like 1 isoform X2: MQEEIGFLYLRYAADPKTLWNWFEPYVKDEEEFSPGSSGRMTTMGVYVRDLLLGQYYFDTLFPRIPVPVMRQIVANLEKMKLPSKHMGVTGETTRHGSDDTARRPPSVKAALSVSFGQRAPHRASTRDSSPVRRTVPPPPPPPYDRSSNDDVRNRRSQSREYSEREYADRDKERDRDRDRDRDRERDRDRYDRDRDRDRDRDRERYRERERDRDRDRDRDRERDRDRDRDRVRDRERERERDRERSYDRDRGSKYAERESRRDYEKSSRDDGRHYRSRSRSRSRSRSCSHSLQAGLAHHSSPPKDVNNERTSASSNLAKLRDLYGDVANPKGDSSGNRMPRSDNGGEEVIRLGGSSWK
- the LOC107416226 gene encoding pre-mRNA splicing factor SR-like 1 isoform X1; the encoded protein is MEIQTCGKPIDSLLEKVLCMNILSSDYFKELYRLKTYHEVVDEIYNQVDHVEPWMTGNCRGPSTAFCLLYKFFTMKLTVKQMHGLLKHPDSPYIRAIGFLYLRYAADPKTLWNWFEPYVKDEEEFSPGSSGRMTTMGVYVRDLLLGQYYFDTLFPRIPVPVMRQIVANLEKMKLPSKHMGVTGETTRHGSDDTARRPPSVKAALSVSFGQRAPHRASTRDSSPVRRTVPPPPPPPYDRSSNDDVRNRRSQSREYSEREYADRDKERDRDRDRDRDRERDRDRYDRDRDRDRDRDRERYRERERDRDRDRDRDRERDRDRDRDRVRDRERERERDRERSYDRDRGSKYAERESRRDYEKSSRDDGRHYRSRSRSRSRSRSCSHSLQAGLAHHSSPPKDVNNERTSASSNLAKLRDLYGDVANPKGDSSGNRMPRSDNGGEEVIRLGGSSWK